The genomic region CAGATTGTTGGGCGTGGTACGCGACTTTTTGACGGAAAGGAGTTCTTTACTATTTTGGACTTTGTTAATGCCTATAAGCATTTCAATGATCCTGAGTGGGATGGTGAGCCAATTGATGAAACGGTTGAGAAAGAGCCAAAGGAGTTAAAGACGGATAGCGAATTTGTCGAAAAAGAAGAAAAGGAAACTGACGATGAGGCTAAAACACGGCCTAAAAAGATTAAAATTAAGCTTAGGGATGGAAAGGAGCGTGAAATCCAACATATGATCTCAACTTCCTTTTGGAGTGCAGATGGAAAGCCTATTTCAGCGGAAGAATTTTTACAGAGCTTATATGGGAAATTGCCATCCCTTTTTACAAGCGAAGCCGAATTAAGACAAATTTGGTCGAATCCGACGACACGAAAAGCATTTTTACAAAGAATTGCAGAGCTGGGCTAGGGGAAAGAGGAACTTGAAAGCCTTCAACAGTTAATAGATGCAGAAGAAAGCGATTTATTTGATGTTTTAGCTTATGTGGCTTTTGCAACTCAACCGATTACACGAGATGAGCGTGTAAATGAAGCTCAAAATGAAATTTATAAAAAATTGAGTGACAATGAGATTGAATTTATTGAATTTGTTTTGTCTAAATATATTGAGGCCGGAGTTGATGAATTAGATGAAGAGAAATTGCCTAAACTTTTAAATCTTAAGTACCATGCGATTTCTGATGCACAGGAAAAACTTGGCGATGTTGTTAAAATTAGAACTGTATTTTTTGGTTTCCAAAAAGCCTTGTATTCGAAGCATAAGAATTTAACTTATAAATAATATGGCTGAACAAACAATTACTTGTCAAAAATGTGGAAATGAAATCCCTCTTACAGACGCCTTAACTGAAAAAATGCGCCATCAACTTGAAGGCGAAATTGGGAAGAAGTTTAAGGAAAAAGAAAAGGAGATTGAAGAAAAGGCTAAACTGGTTGAAGAAAGCCAGAAAAATGTTGATGAACAAGTAAAGAAAAAACTTGAATCTGAAAAAGTGAAAATGTGGGAGGAAGCTCAAAAGAAAGCCGAGGAAAAAGTTGATCTAAAATTTAAAGATCTCGAGAAGTCAAATGAAGAAAAGGAGAAACAATTGGATAAAATGCGTGAAGACCAATTGGAGCTAATGAAGGAAAACCGCAAGGTTGAAGAAGAAAAAAAGAATATGAAACTGGAAATTGAGAAAAAAATGGACGAAGAAAGAAAGACTATTGCAGATCAAGCAAAGAAAGATGCATCAGAGGAAATGCGCCTAAAAATGGCAGAGAAAGACAAGCAGCTTGAACAAATGAAAAAATCCGTAGAAGATTTGAAGCGAAAAAGTGAGCAAGGTTCCATGCAAATTCAAGGTGATGTGCAAGAGGATGATTTGAAAATGATGTTGCAGACTAATTTTTCAATGGACACAGTTGAAGATGTGCCAACAGGTATCAAAGGAGCAGATTTAGTGCAAACAGTAAATAATTCCTTTGGGCAAAAATCCGGCATTATTCTTTGGGAATCAAAAAACACTAAGGCATGGAGTGACGAATGGATCAAGAAACTGAAGGGAGATCAAGCATTGGTAAAAGCGGATATATGTGTTTTGGTTTCACAAACTTTGCCGGAAGGTGTTAAGGATTTTAAATTCCAAGGTGGTGTTTGGATTTGTAGCTATCAATCAGCATTATCTTTAGTAACAGTTCTACGTCTTCATTTAACCCAAATGAGTCAGGTAAAACAGTCTTTGGTCGGGAAGGACGAGAAAATGGAGCTTCTATATAATTATTTGTCTGGCAGCGAGTTTAAAAATCGAATCGAAAATATAGTTTCAGCTTTTACAAGTATGCAAACTGATCTTGATACTGAAAAAAGATCAATGGAACGTCTTTGGAAAAAGAGAGGTAAAGAAATTGAAAGAGTCATTATGAGCACTTCTGGAATGTATGGAGATTTACAAGGCATCGTTGGTGCTTCTTTGCCTGCAATCAAGTCATTGGAATTACCAAGCGGTGAGGAAGATGAAGATGTTGAGGAATAAATGATTATTCCGCCCTTCTTCCTTCTTTTTCTGCGCCGCCCGCCTGCAACAGAGTTTTGCCAAAATTTTCTCTGGAGGCTAGCCTCCATGCTTCTCTTTGAAATAAGTCCGAACTTCGCCATAGGTGCAGCTCCAATCTACTGAATTACTTCCAATATAAACGTCTTTACATCTTCAACTGGATTTTGTTTTTTCGATGTATTGTAAATATTTATGATTTTGCTGCCGATTACGGCTATGTCTACATGAGCCAATGCTTGCTTCACTTGAGATCTGCTAGAAATACCGAAGCCCAGGGCTATTGGTATATCGGGGATATGTTTTCGAACTTTTCCTATATAGCTTTCTAGATTTTGAGACATTTGTGCCCTGGCCCCTGTGGTGCCGGTAGTTGCTGTGCAATATACAAATCCATTTGCGTGTTTGGCTATGCCTTTCAGTCTTTTTTCGGGAGTGATCGGGGCTATAACTTGGATTGCATGTAAATTGTATTTTTCGCATATTGCGAGGTAGTGCTCATGTGGCTCTTCATCAATTGGGATATCTGGAATAATAAGACCGTAGCAACCGATACTTGCTGCTTTTTTACAAAACCGTTCGAGTCCGTATTTGAAAAGAATATTGTAATAACTCATAAAAAGAAGTTTCACTCCATGAGCCTTCGCTTTTCCACTCAAATCTTTCATCAATTCAAAGGCATCGTCTGGTGTAATCCCATTTTCTAAAGCTTTTTTATTGGCATCCATGATAGTTTTGCCATCAGCGATAGGATCAGAAAACGGGATCTGAATTTCAATATAAGAAACTCCACTTTCAATCATCGTCTGCGCAAGGAGCTTTGATTCTTTCAGGCTTGGATAACCTGCGACGATATGTGTCATGATTCGATTCATCTTAATTGTTCTTTAAGGAATGATTGGAAACTTCTCTGGTCGAAGTAACGACTCACAATAAATAAATCTTTGTCGCCGCGGCCAGAGAGATTGAAAACAATGGTTTTATCCTTGCCTAAAGTTGGAGCTAGCTTGATCACTTCAGCCAGAGCATGACATGATTCCATAGCTCCAATAATTCCTTCTTCTTTGGCTAGCATCCCATATGCTTCGAGCACTTCTGTGTCTAGTGCATAGCTCGTTTCAATACGTCCTATTTCCTTCAGGTATGCGATCCCCGGCCCTACTCCAGAATAATCAAGGCCCGCTGAAATACTGTGAGTTTCTTTTATTTGGCCGTGTTTGTCTTGAAGGAAAATCGATTTAAATCCTTCGACCACACCCTTTGAGCCAGTTTCAAACCGTGCTGCATGGTCACACTTTTTCTCATCTTCTTTTATTCCTTTTCCACCAGCTTCGACAATTTTCATTTTTATAGATTTGTCATCTAGAAATGTATGGAAGAGTCCCATCGCGTTCGAACCACCCCCACAACTTGCGATCAAGTGGTCCGGCTTACCTCCTATTATTTCTTTGAACTGTTTTTTAACTTCTTTTCCAACGATTGATTGAAAATAAGTATTCATGACTGGATATGGATGTGGACCGCAAACTGTTCCGAGTAGATAATGTGTATCTTTTGGATTTGTAATTAAGTCTCGCAGAGCTTCATTGATAGCGTCTCTGAGGATTCGCCCGCCTGTTTCAACAGGTATCACTTCCGCGCCTAGTCGTTCCATGAAAAACACATTTGGACGCTGACGTGCATAATCTTTTGCACCCATATATATGGTGCATTTCATTTTGAATTTTGCAGCGACTGTGGCCGTTGCGAGTCCGTGTTGCCCTGCCCCTGTTTCCGCAATAAGGCGAGTTTTTCCTAATTTCTTCGCGATCAATGCTTGCCCCAAGCAATGGTTAATCTTGTGTGCTCCTGTGTGATTGAGACCTTCATTCTTAAGATAAATCTGAGCGCCACCTAGACGTTTCGTAATATTCTCACAAAAATAAAGTGGAGTCGGCCTGCCAGAAAAATCTCTATACAAAGCTTTTAGTTCTTCTTTGAAAGACTTATCTTTGATCGCTTTGTAAAAAGCATCTTCAAGCTCTTCCATTATTGGAATAAGTAATTCTGGGACGTAGCGTCCGCCGAACTCCCCAAAATGGCCTGATTTATTTAAAATGTATGATTTAATACTCATGATGAAATCAGGTTAAGTTCTTTCATTAATTTTTCGAAATTCTTTAGAGTAAGTGACTGTTTCCCATCAGACAAAGCCTCGGCTGGATTGTTATGAACTTCAATAATTAACCCATTTGCTCCTGCAGCGATACCTGCTTTTGCAAGAAGTGGCACCACATCGAATCGTCCTGCTGCATGACTAGGATCTGCAATAATAGGAAGATGTGATTCGATCTGGATCAAGGCAAGTGTATTCAAATCCAGTATGTTTCTCGTAGAGTTTTCAAATGTGCGAATACCTCTTTCACATAGAACGACCTTCGAATTCCCACGATTCAAAATATACTCAGCAGCAAGCAAGTACTCCTCCATAGTTGCTGACATTCCACGTTTCAATAAGATAGGTTTTTTTAGATCAGCGACATGTTCGAGCAGATCGAAATTCTGCATATTTCTTGCACCAATTTGTATCATATCGACGTATTTCTCGAAAAGTGGCAGGTCTTCTAGTGACAAGATTTCACTAACAATTGGCATACCCAGGTTCTTCCCTACTTTGGACATAATTTTTAGCCCTTCTTCCTTGAGACCTCGAAAAGCATACGGTGAAGTACGTGGCTTAAAAGCTCCACCTCGTAACATTTTCGCCCCACACTTCTGAACATACTCAGCAATCGCTGTAAACTGTTCCTGCGACTCAACCGCGCATGGACCAGCAATAATAACAGGCTCGTCCGTCCCGAAAATGACATCATCATTGATTTTGACGAGAGTGTTTTCCGCTTTGTATTCACGGCTTACCC from Candidatus Peregrinibacteria bacterium harbors:
- the trpA gene encoding tryptophan synthase subunit alpha — protein: MNRIMTHIVAGYPSLKESKLLAQTMIESGVSYIEIQIPFSDPIADGKTIMDANKKALENGITPDDAFELMKDLSGKAKAHGVKLLFMSYYNILFKYGLERFCKKAASIGCYGLIIPDIPIDEEPHEHYLAICEKYNLHAIQVIAPITPEKRLKGIAKHANGFVYCTATTGTTGARAQMSQNLESYIGKVRKHIPDIPIALGFGISSRSQVKQALAHVDIAVIGSKIINIYNTSKKQNPVEDVKTFILEVIQ
- a CDS encoding DUF2130 domain-containing protein; translated protein: MAEQTITCQKCGNEIPLTDALTEKMRHQLEGEIGKKFKEKEKEIEEKAKLVEESQKNVDEQVKKKLESEKVKMWEEAQKKAEEKVDLKFKDLEKSNEEKEKQLDKMREDQLELMKENRKVEEEKKNMKLEIEKKMDEERKTIADQAKKDASEEMRLKMAEKDKQLEQMKKSVEDLKRKSEQGSMQIQGDVQEDDLKMMLQTNFSMDTVEDVPTGIKGADLVQTVNNSFGQKSGIILWESKNTKAWSDEWIKKLKGDQALVKADICVLVSQTLPEGVKDFKFQGGVWICSYQSALSLVTVLRLHLTQMSQVKQSLVGKDEKMELLYNYLSGSEFKNRIENIVSAFTSMQTDLDTEKRSMERLWKKRGKEIERVIMSTSGMYGDLQGIVGASLPAIKSLELPSGEEDEDVEE
- a CDS encoding restriction endonuclease subunit R; the encoded protein is QIVGRGTRLFDGKEFFTILDFVNAYKHFNDPEWDGEPIDETVEKEPKELKTDSEFVEKEEKETDDEAKTRPKKIKIKLRDGKEREIQHMISTSFWSADGKPISAEEFLQSLYGKLPSLFTSEAELRQIWSNPTTRKAFLQRIAELG
- the aroF gene encoding 3-deoxy-7-phosphoheptulonate synthase encodes the protein MLIVMKNSATAANIDAVVSAIQKKGFSAEKLPGKLRTAIGVMGNEKYVEQDQLLNLEGVKEIIHVTKPYKRVSREYKAENTLVKINDDVIFGTDEPVIIAGPCAVESQEQFTAIAEYVQKCGAKMLRGGAFKPRTSPYAFRGLKEEGLKIMSKVGKNLGMPIVSEILSLEDLPLFEKYVDMIQIGARNMQNFDLLEHVADLKKPILLKRGMSATMEEYLLAAEYILNRGNSKVVLCERGIRTFENSTRNILDLNTLALIQIESHLPIIADPSHAAGRFDVVPLLAKAGIAAGANGLIIEVHNNPAEALSDGKQSLTLKNFEKLMKELNLISS
- the trpB gene encoding tryptophan synthase subunit beta; the protein is MSIKSYILNKSGHFGEFGGRYVPELLIPIMEELEDAFYKAIKDKSFKEELKALYRDFSGRPTPLYFCENITKRLGGAQIYLKNEGLNHTGAHKINHCLGQALIAKKLGKTRLIAETGAGQHGLATATVAAKFKMKCTIYMGAKDYARQRPNVFFMERLGAEVIPVETGGRILRDAINEALRDLITNPKDTHYLLGTVCGPHPYPVMNTYFQSIVGKEVKKQFKEIIGGKPDHLIASCGGGSNAMGLFHTFLDDKSIKMKIVEAGGKGIKEDEKKCDHAARFETGSKGVVEGFKSIFLQDKHGQIKETHSISAGLDYSGVGPGIAYLKEIGRIETSYALDTEVLEAYGMLAKEEGIIGAMESCHALAEVIKLAPTLGKDKTIVFNLSGRGDKDLFIVSRYFDQRSFQSFLKEQLR